CGCTGGGGTGAGCCGTGGGGCGAGGACTGGGGTGAGGACTGGGCCGAGGACAGGATGGAGCTGTCTAGGGACTCCTGGCTGCTGGACAGGTTGCGCGTCAGGACATGTTTGTACAGCCGGGGTGAGGGTTGGCCGGCCAGGCCGCCACAACGGGCCAGGGACACCCGGCGCTGGGGGGAGGCTGGGGTGCTGCTGGGGGCACTCTCACTGTCGGAGCAGGACACGCCGGAGCCTCTACTGGGGGCAGCAGTAGCGGGGGGTGCTGAGgcaggggtggcggtggtggtggtggtggaggcgggggCTGCGGTCAGGGGTGCTGCCTGCTGCAGGGCCACAGGACTGCTAATTACAGGCCGAGTTTTGCCATTGGCTACTACGGGGCTGCGCAGGGCGGGGTCTACGGGGCTACTGGAGGGAGAGTTGTTACCTTGGCGGGGGTGTCGGGAGTCTGACAGCGGCGAAGGGCTGCCACTCTTGCTGCGCCGCTCCAGCCGCCGGAAGAGTGAGGGCGAGGACAGCTTCTCCTGGGAGgtgctctccttctccttctccttggaCTTCCGCCGCAGCAGACCTTTGAGTGACATCATGGCGGACTTCTTCTCCccgccggccaccgcctccttctccttcttcttcttcttgcccttctcctccttgtccctctttTTCTCGTCCTTCCTGGGGCTGGAGAAGGAGCCGGGCAGGGTCAGGCTGCGGTGCATGTGTTCGCCGCCGTGGCCAGACCCCGAGTCATCCACGGACACACCCTTCCTGCGGGGCACACCGGGTCGCTGGCTGGCACTGACCTGGTCAAAGTGTGGGAATTTATCCAGGGAGCCTTCGGACTTCAAACTGACCTGCTCACACCGTGTCAGCTCCTGCGAGTGGGCTGTGGTGACGGAGGCGCGGGTGTGAGGTGACCAGCGGCCCTTCTGGCACCCCTCCAGCAGCTCCAAGGACCCACCGGCACCCTGGAAGGACCCCACGGAGCTCAGGTCAGCATCGAGGTAGCTCTTGGAGGTGGAGGAGCCCTGGCTGTCTGGGGTGGCCCTCGACAACTCCTCACTGCCGTATTTTCGTAGGTTCGGGGAGTGTGTCTTTGCCGGGGCCTCCTCACTGCCCCCACGCCGGCCATCCCTCAGCCCCCGGCCCCACTTGGCCTTATCACTAACCTTTGGGGTCTGGCCGAGGTCTTCAGCACTGGCCATGGCGGGTCTGGCGGCCGTGTCTTGGAGGGTTCGGTTCACGATCTCaaaccttccatttctctttggTGGGAGTTGTGGAGGGGAGGTCTTCTGGGCCAGGCAGGTGCTCTCACTCTTGCTGCCCAGTAAAGGGAAGTGTACCGGGGGTGTGGGGGATctgttggtggtgggggaggcgctGGTGTCGACTCTATCCAAGTGGGGCGTGCGCTGTAGTCGAGGTTTGCCGTCCGCGCCCTCCAGCGAGTCTGTGACAATGGTGGGACTTTCTATATCTTgcacttccttatttttctcatttctggTGGCGTGAGATGCTTTGGAAGGCCTCACAAGTTTCCCGCTCTTCACATCTGTGGTTATATGAGCTTcggtggctatggtggtggtggtggtagtggtgacagtggtggcggTTGACATTTGGTGGTGGTGCAGCAGAGGTGGACTTGCGCTCGTTGGAGTAGGCGGGAAGTGGGTGGCTGGAGGGATGTCCTTGGGTGGTAGGGCGTcaccacactccaccaccacagtTTGGCGATTGTTCGGTTGCTGTTTACGGCTTGGCGGCGCTGGCGGTGTCGTGGTTGGTGTTGGCGTAGGTGCCGTCACTGGTGCCGTCGCCCCCTCTGAAAAGGACGATGATGACCCTGCCGTAACAgacggtgatgatgacgatgatgatgatgtggtaaTGACAGCGGGTGACGGGGCTACGGATGAGGACGGGGGTGTCGGGGGAGTGATGTGCTGGGcagggaggaagatatgaggcAGGGGGGAAGGGCTAGGGTGTACGCTCTCCCCAAACCCACCAACACCCGCACCATAGAACGCCATGGCAGCCTTGGGTGAAACGGTTGCCATCTGACTCGCCATGTCCACCCTGGGGCAGTAGATAACCGTGTGGCCGTTCAGAATGAGGTTTTCGGGTGGTGGGAGAAAGACCTCGTCCTCCAGATCCGAGACTCCGCTCTTACTCGAGTGCCGACTTGGCCTGCTTGAGTTGGTAGTGGTGCTGCTGTGGGCGTCATTGGTGCTAATGGTGCCGGACGTGTAGCTGCTATTACTGCTGGCgatgatggggggaggagggggagggacatGACCATTGCTGTCCGTCTTGGCAATGGTTGAGGGGGTGGAATGGCCCCCACTAGTATAGGTCTTTGCAGTGGGAGTTTGGTCTTGGTGGGGGATGCAGGTGTCTGGGGAGGATTGGGTAATGGCTGGGGGGGTGGTGTGGGGCTTTCCTGGGGTGGGCTGGGGTGACGGAGGGGTGATAATAGCCTTTGTAGTGGTGGTTTGGGGTGTGGGAAGGGTGCTAATTATGACCTTTGCAGTGGTGGGCAGATCGGAAGTAGAGACAGTGTTACCAACCCTTGTAGCAGTAGATTGATCGGAAGCAGAGACAGTATTACCAACCCTTGCAGTGGTAGGTTGATCGGAAGCAGATACAGTATTACCAACCCTTACAGTGGTAGGTTGATCGGAACTAGATACAGTATTACCAACCCTTGCAGTGGCGGGTTGGCTCGAGGGTAGGGCACTGATGATAACCTTTTTTGGGACAGGTTGGTCAAGAATAACGACCTTGGTAGCCATGGGTTGGTCAGAAACAGGGGTGGTATTGGTGACCTTTGCTTGGGTTGTCTGGCCAAGGGTAGGGGTGTCGacagggggctttgtggtgctGGGGAAGTCAGGGGCAGGGGTAGGGCTGTGTGTTTTGATGGAGCTCTGGTCAGGGATGGGGGTGgcaggggtaggggaagggtcaCCACTCAGGGCCTTGGATGTGACAGGGGTAGAAGAAAGGGTACTACTGATGGTTTTCACAGCTGTAGAAGGGGCATTGGTGTAGGTCTTAGCTGTAGAAGGGGTAGGGTCAGGGGTACTACTGATGGTCTCGGCAGCTGTGGAAGGGTCAGGATCAGGGGTACTACTGATGGTCTCGGCAGCTGTAGAAGGGGCACTGGTGAAGGTCTTAACTGTAGAAGGGTCAGGGTCAGGGGTACTACTGGTGGTCTCGGCAGCTGTAGAAGGGACAGGGTCAGGGGTACTACTGTGGGCCATGGCCGTGGTGGGCTGGGCAGGGTCATGGGCAATGCTGTGGGTCTTTGAAGAGGTGGACTGACCATGAGTAGGAGCAGTGCTGTGTGTTTTGGTACCATTGGACTGGCCATGGGCTGGGGCACTGCTGTGGGTCTTTTTGGTGGCCTGGCCATGGGCTGGGGCACTGCTGTGGGTCTTTTTGGTGGCCTGGCCATGGGCTGGGGCACTGCTGTGGGTCTTTTCGGTGGCCTGGCCATGGGCTGGGGCACTGCTGTGGGTCTTTTCGGTGGCCTGGCCATGGGCTGGGGCACTGCTGTGGGTCTTTTCGGTGGCCTGGCCATGGGCTGGGGCACTGCTAGGAGTCTTTTCAGTGGACTGGCTGTGGACTGGGGCACTGCTGTGGGTCTTTTCAGTAGCCTGGCCGTGGACTGGAGCACTGCTGTGGGTCTTTTCAGTGGGCTGGCAATGGGCTGGGccagtggtgtgggtggtggctGCCGTGGGACTCAGCTGGTCACTCCTTCTCCTGCCATGAGGCTTTGTCTGCCTGGCCTGGGCCATGGAGCCCCTGGTGGTGGAGGGCCGTGGGCCAGGGGGCGGAATACCATCTGCCTCCACCCTGAGGTGCGTGTGTGCCTGGCTGGCCCTGGCTGCCTGGCCCAGGGTGGTGGCAGTGGCCGTGGCACTCATGGCCCGCTTGGTCCTGATGCCCCGTGCCTGTGTCCTGATGTGTGCCTCCTCCTCAGACTCACTCAGCAGCCGCAGCTTGTCGGCGATGGACAGGTGCAGGGACTGGCTCATGAAGCTGGGCCCCGGCGGCCACGTGTAGTGCGGCTCCCATCTGTCCTCCACGGAGCCATACCCATTCAGGGCCTCCAGGATGCccttctccagctcctcctccctgGCTGGGGCCAGGGCCTGGGGGGGCTGCCCTGCCCCACCCTCAGGGGTCTCCAGCAGGTCCTCCAGGGAGCCCTGGGACTCGTGTTTTGGGCCATGGTCGTCCAGGGAGGGCCGGGACACCACCGTGTCCTCCGAGGACAGGGACTCACTGGTCTTCATCCTGTACTCACTGCTGTCATCGGAGAGGCACCTGGAGGCCTTCTCCTCCGCCAGCTGCCCCCCACCACTGCTCTCCAGCTCCTTGGGTGAGCCTCCACCACTCTGGGAGTCCCCTACACTATTCCTGGGGGAGGCACGGCGGGACACGGGGCCGCTCTCCATCAGCGTGGCCTCCCCGGCGCTGGAGGACAGGGTCTCCATGTCATCGGAGAGAGTGTCGGTGCCTGGGCAGCGGTCGGCGTCCGTCAGGTCCAGGCTGTCCTTGGACTTGCTGAGGCACACCCCGCCCCGGCCGCCGCGCCCCGAGCCCTCCGGCACTGTCTCCCGCAGGCTGGAGAAGCCAGACTCTGGGGCGGACTCCATGGGGCTGGTGGGGGAGCAGGGCTGCTGGGGCTTGCTGGAGTACTCCACGCAGGCCTCCTGCAGGCCGCCCAGCTCCACCCCGGAGTCCACCATGGGGCTCTCCCAGGTCTCCTGTGCGCCGTTCTCCACTGTGGGGCTGGTGGCCGGCAGCTGCTGCTCCAGGGCGGTGGCCCAAGCCTGGCCCTCCTCGGAGTCTGTGGTGACGGTGCTCATGAGGGAGATGGCGTGGATGCGCTCCTGGCGGATCAGCTCCAGCCGCGCCGCACGCAGCCGCTCCGTCTCCGGCGGGGGGCGCGTCAGCTCAATGGCGATGGCGGCCGCCAGGTCGTCAGTGAGGCTCTCAGGCTGGGAGGTCAGCATCCTGTAGGGCAGGGACTCAAAGGAGCTCTCACTGGCCGTGCTGGACTTGGTGTTGAGTTTGTGGGTGTCCTTGAGGCAGCGCGGCCGCTGGCACGCCTCAGCCTGGCCCTCGCTGGCTGGCGAGGACCCATTCCAGGACAGCCCGTTGTTCTCCATGATGGGGGAGATGCAGCCATCGTGCACGATGGTCACCACTGCCCCGGGGCTGCGCGCACCCTCCCGGGCagccccttcacccttctctcctgGGGCCACAACCCTTGTGCACACCTCACCCTGCTTGCCAAGGCCTGGGGCTGCCATGATGCCATCTGGAGCCTCAGTCTTATCTTGGCCGGTGGGTCCTGAAGACTTGTCAGCGTCCAGCATGTCTCTGGAGGTCTGCATGGGGGTTCCTTCTGTGTCTTCCTGCATTTTCTTTGTGTCTGGGGTTGGTGCGGCAGTCTCTCTGTCTGAGGGCGTGGGGGAGCGGTCTGTGTCCACGGATACGGAGGTCATTACAGTCCCTGGCGTTGAATCTGTATCTGTGTCCAGGGTCACTGAGGTCATGACAGTGCCGGCGCCAGAATCTGTATCCGTGTCAGGGGTGGGCGGGATCATGGCTATGTCCGGGATGCCATTTATCTTAGGGTCTGTGGTCTGGCCGTGGCTGATGGACGCTAGGGCTGCAAGGAGGGGTGCTGGGGACTTCCCTGCCTCAAGGTCTGCCCTGAACGCCGCATCCATGGCTGTGATATCCGGCCTTTTATCCACGGCTGTGTCGGTGGATGATATGGTGTCTGTTTCGGAGGATGTGTCTGAGTCCTGGGGTCTGGGGACTAGCCTGACCCCTGGGGCTGAGGTGACGAGGATTTCCTGGGCTTTCCCGACCCCTTTCACTTGCTTTCTCATGGCTGCATCGTGTGTGTTCTCGTCCCTGCTgtcagaggaggtggtggtggtgttgatgagctCATGGTGGGGGAAGCTCTCGGGGTGATttgaagtggcggaggaggacgaggaacggGTGACAAGGTCCTCCTCAGCGGTGATGGGGACGTCAATGTGGCTTCCCCTGATGAAAGGCGGCAACACGATCTCCTCAGTCTTGGTCAGGCGTTTGTCCCCTCGCGCCGACGCTCTCCCGCTGGATTTAGTAAAcggcttcttctccttctttgtcaCATGCGGGAGCTCGGTCACTGCTTCAGGCTTCTGGTATGGGCTTGGAAGGCAGGCCAGCTGGACCGAGACAGGGGAGGAGGCCCGGGCTTTGGGTGCAGGCTGGTGCTGAAGAGTAGGCTTGTGTAGAGGGGCAAGAGAGAGCGGTTTTGCCTGCCCGACCCCGGCTAGCACGAGAGGAGGTGGGCTGCTCCCTTCCTTGGACTCTGAGCTCCCACTGGTGGATAGACGTGCTTCAGCCGCTCCCTCCGTGCCTAGTAGCTTGATGGTGGGCTGTTCAAGTGCAAGACGTGACACCAAGGGCTGGCTTTCAGGAGACATGGCTGGTTTGAATAGATAGTTTTGTATGATGTTGGCGAGGTTATCCCGGATGATGCTGGTGGCCCGGGTCAGGTCTGCCTCGCTCCTGATGCGCACGGGGTATCTGAGTGGCTCCTGGGTCACCACTGCCTCATCGCGACTCCCGTTGAAGGAGAAATCATCGTCACTGGCAGAGCTCGGGTCACGCGTGGGGCCCTCACGGCGGACCTGCGCGGCGTCAAGAGCTCGCTGGTAGTACTGGGCCGCCTCACGCACCAGATCCCGCTCTTTTTTCCCAGGATGTGGCGGTTGAATCCCCATCCCCTGGCAGATCACACTCCCGGGTAGGCAGGTATGGGGGTGACCACAGCTTTTCTTTACGCGCGGCAGAGTCTTACTACGGACCTGGCCAGAGCCTGAAGACGGCCCGTTGAGGCAGGCCACGCTCTGTCGGCCAACGCAGCCATCATCTGCcgctctccctgccttcccctcctcctgctgccacAAGTCCTCTAAGGGGTTGGTCACTATAGAGCAGGACTGGCCAGGCTGCTGAAGCTGACTCAGGGCTGCCCGGACTGATAGCGGCTGCCCAGACACCACGTGGGCACCGGACACTGCCCAGCCCCGAGGGTACAGCCCAGAGACATTGCAGGCCAGGTCATCAGTGTCTGAAGTCAGGTAGTCACTCACGCTGTCATACGAGGACTGTGGATCGAGGCTGGACTGGTGGCGCTCGCTGTCGGTGGAGGATTGGGGGTgcagggtggtggaggtggaggtggcacTTTCCCCTGAGGACTGGTGCCGCAGGAGACCCCACAGTGCCGGGGGACACAGGGAGTTGCCCGGTGTTCTTGGCCCTCCACCCACTGAGCCTGTAACACACACAGCCATTACCAACACACGAATCATGAACACCATAGTCAGACATATacatttttatctattattattattattattattattattattattattattattattattattattattgttttttaatGGTGTGATTTGGAAAGCCTGGCCAACAGAAGGTCAAGGCAAGGTAGATACAGTGAGAGCTATGGTTTCATTAGTAAAAAAAGAAATCTGAGAGCACAAGAAGAAGTATATTGTTACCCTCATAAAAATACTGCCATAGCCCATTTTTCCCATTCAATAACATACATATAATAAGAAGCAAAGGCTGAGAAATAAAACTAGCATGCAAAACTCAAACTTAAGACATCTGAGAACATAAGAAAAAGTACTATATTGAAAGAACAGAACCATAACAGTAAGTATGAATACCCCAAAAAACAAGGCATAGTAGAATTAATAAGTGGATCTATGCAGTACAGTAAAACCATCTATTTAGTGCATTTTTCTTTAGGGATTTCATGATAATGCTTGACCcttcgccaagctacaggaatggaacaaaaagtggctgctacaattcaatgaagaaaaatgtaaagtcatgcaccttggcaggcaatatccagcataccaataccacatgggaaacactccactatccttcacagaggcagagacagacctgggagtgcatgttaccaggctaccagtgaaggtgaaatccgtgccaattgcagcggatgggttaacctgacctttacacacacacacacacacactaaaaacaagCCCCCAATGGTCCCAAATCCCGAAATCTCATAACAAAGCTCAACTCCTTATGGCCCGAGCTTCTTTGCTACCTATCATGTATTAAACAGAGGGTCAACCATagtaaaaatagttaaaaaataaaccaaaaacaaCTTACTATAGTGCCTCCCGCCCCCCTCGCTCCAGGCTCAGGCGTTGAGGGAGGCCTGGCGCCCGCCCGACCAGTCTGAGCTGCCCACCCAGTCTGGGCCGCCCGTATAGTGAGTGAGATGCAACATAAACAACACAACACTGCCCTCAGAGGCTGGGCTAGCACAGGGCGTGGGCAAGGCAAGACTGAGCAAGGCATGAAGGAGTATAGgcatgagtgagtgaaggaaggggaagagaaggagtactgaggaaggaaggaagaggaggggaaaggaaggagagacatagCTAGCACAGTGCATTGGCAAGACTGAGCAAGGCATGAAGGAGTAAGGACATgatagagtgaaggaaggggaagaggagtaccgatgagggaaggaagggaaaggaacggaaggatgagaggaaagaggggagagaaagagctAGCACTGGACATTGGCAAGACTGGGCAAGGGatgaagaagtaagaggagaaggaggaggaggagggaatgaaggaaggaagggagagagaataaatacatatgcagaaagaggaaaaggaagataggaaaggaaaagaggtaaaactgatgatgatggggaagtgaaggaagggaaggagaatgaccagaagcagaagaaacaaaaaataaataaataaacggaggaggaagaggaaagagagagagaggaggaattatGACTGAAGGAGGAACATAAATAAAGAATGAGGGatttaggagaggaaagaaaaggggaagaagaaaagaagaagtgaaagagagatgatgaaaaaaagaaagaatgagaaaacagaaaataatgaaacgtagcgaaaaaatgagaaaaaatgcaagaaaatcaataatataaataaatacaagtgCTCTCCTAAAACAAGGtgcaaaaataataaagaaatgtagagaaaaaatgagaaaaaaatgcaaggaagtcaataatataaataaatacaagtgCTCTCCTAAAACAGGGTGCAGAAAtaataaggaaatgaagagaaaaaatgagaaaaaatgtaaggaagtcaataatataaataaatacaagtgCTCTCCTAAAACAGGGTGCAGAAAtaataaggaaatgaagagaaaaaatgagaaaaaatgcaagaaaatcaataatataaataaatacaagtgCTCTCCTAAAACAGGGTGCAGAAATgataaggaaatgaggagaaaaaatgagaaaaaatgcaagaaaatcaataatataaataaatacaagtgCTCTCTTTAAACAGGGTGCAGAAATACATAAAGAAACACCAgtagaaataaaattaaaaagtgaatgaaatgagagataaaaaaatattagaaactGACTTGGAAATAAATTGAGACTTAACATAAAACTTTAAACCAAAATAATATAGTTGATGGTTTTATGCTCAGAAGTAAAGCAGAAAAATATTTGATCTATGAATGCCCAGAACAACCATATAATATTTTTTCAGGCAAAAGTGAATGCATAGGAAGAAGAATTCATGCctcaaataataaaaataatacataaattgCTTAGGTTCTTAACACATATATACTGGAAAAAACTTACTAATTTGAACACAATGAGAGAATGCAAAGGAATATATATAGTTCTTTAGACATGCACTAATGAGGGTACTTAGGCATAGCACATTAGCAAATTAagtcttgtcttctctctctctctctctctctctctctctctctctctctctctctctctctctctctcttttcttctcttctcttctcttctcttctcttctcttctcttcccttcccttcccttcccttcccttctctctctctctctctctctctctctctctctctctctctctctctctctctctctctctctcttgcatttaaAAACCTATATATAACCTTTCTCTGTACCTCTAGTAACCCTGTACCCAGTGCCCATTCATACCCTGAGCTCCTGAAGGGGACAGACTGCGGGCTAACTCCAGCTGTGTGAGAGCACCAGGGCCGACTGACCAGTGGCCCGGTGTGGAGCACTCCGGGATGCTGAGGGGGTCGGCAAGGCTTGCAGGTTCACCCACCACCTCTATGGCTGGAAAGTAAAGACATAGGTGGTGAAAGTCGGTTGTCGTGTGGTAGAGGGACAGTGTGGATGTTGtacaagaagaatagaagaatatgTTAACCAGAATAATCATAGCTAAGAAAGATACTTGAAatagctccctcccttcctctctctctctccaaaactgaataaagaaagaaagacaagagagaaagaatacttgaaggaagctgaaaaaaatgatgagagaaaatgagaatgaagataaaaacaaaCTGAATCAAGAAAGTTAAGAAAGACCCTTGAAacagctccctcccttccttcctttctctctccaaaacagaataaagaaagaaagacaaagtgaAAGAATACTTGAAGGAAgctgaaaaaaatgagagaaaatgagaatgaagataaaaataaattgaaTCAAGAAAGCTAAGAAAGACCCCTTGAAacagctcgctctctctctctctctctctctctctctctctccctccctcacttatgaTCTTCTTGATGAGGAAGTCGTCATCGATGTGAAGGGCGTTGTTGAAGAAGGCCTGGATCATGGCAAGCAGCTGGGGCGGGGTGGTGGTCACGATCACCCCAAACACATCGCGAGCTTTCCATGCATAGGGTTGAGAGAGCTGCTCCACCTGGGAAGACATAggccacatcagctatttctaaaggtcacagagggggtcaattgggttctaatgagtgtttttttaggttcaagctacagaggaggggtcaaactaccatcagggtcatgaaactacccctggaaatgcccacaactcctatgaaagcctgtcaaatatgtgaacttgggcgatggtatgttttaaaatacgacccatagagACAAAGGGAGGTTTATTATTGAAGGGAAGGCAATGATAAGTTAGATATtattgaaggatggaagggaagggaaggaaaaaataagctaaatgtgCCCTAAAAAGAGATTATAAAATGACTGAGAGCTCTTCCACCTGACAATGGGAAGTTGCTTATTGAAGGGAAGACATTGGTATGTTAGATATtattgaaggatggaagggaagggaggggaagggaagggaaaacaagctAAATGTGGACTAAAAAGATTATAAAAATGGCAGAGCTGTTCCACCTGCCAACATAAAGAGAATGGCAAGTTAGTTATTGTTTAAAGGGAAGACATGGGAACAATGTTAAGTTTGTTattgttgaaggaaggagggagaatctAGTTATTATTTAAGggcaaagagggggagagaagtggTCAGTGGCCTCATGTAATTTGATAACCttcacacataacataacaacagATCAGATGGCTAGAAGGGTTAATGCTTTATACAGAACCAGGGATTAGGATGTCATGTCTTCTGTTATGTCTGCTAACCTTGAACAAGCACAAAAGATGATCATGCAATTCATAAATTTCTGTGCATAACGTAACAACAGACCAGAAGGAACTAGGATGATATATTTTCATTGCTAGCCTCAAAACAAGCACAAAAAACTATCACATGCTTCGGAAACTTCCGGACATAACACAACAACAGATCAGAAGGAACTTGGATGCCATGTCTTcactattaacccagtagcagcggggatcatgtttcttaatggtccctctatgcgagaaaaatgagaaaaaatcacccctcacacaaaccatttcataatatatatcaaagcatttgtgatcagattatgcatcatctattttgggggttttatatcatggcacaaatttggcccgtcgctgctacacggtaaagccacaaatttggcccgtcgctgctacacggtaaagccacaaatttattgtcgctgctatacggtaaagccacaaatttggcccgtcgctgctacggtaaagccacaaatttggcctgctacacggtaaagacacaaatttggcccatcactgctacacggtaaagccacaaatttggcccgtcgctgctacacggtaaagccacaaatttggcccgtcgctgctatacggtaaagccacaaatttggcccgtcgctgctacacggtaaagcctcaaatttggcccgtcgctgctaccgggttaaccttgAATAAGCATAAAAAGACAATCACATGCTTCATAAATGCCCAGACATCACACTTACCATGACATGATACTCCGGCTGcacctcctcgtctctc
The Eriocheir sinensis breed Jianghai 21 chromosome 12, ASM2467909v1, whole genome shotgun sequence DNA segment above includes these coding regions:
- the LOC126997705 gene encoding mucin-5AC-like isoform X5, translated to MLSMCGLLCSVLRGWRHNQAVILMARALSQTNSSILVQDLTAGSGSGTGQGGAVSAFCVAEGERGLSQLLWCDNNKQAIIVSPRQCVDLQRWTLFLSTGTPNRPHRPGSNGTTTAGRAEEDGVGVGEGAAATITVLLEATYRERDEEVQPEYHVMVEQLSQPYAWKARDVFGVIVTTTPPQLLAMIQAFFNNALHIDDDFLIKKIITIEVVGEPASLADPLSIPECSTPGHWSVGPGALTQLELARSLSPSGAQGSVGGGPRTPGNSLCPPALWGLLRHQSSGESATSTSTTLHPQSSTDSERHQSSLDPQSSYDSVSDYLTSDTDDLACNVSGLYPRGWAVSGAHVVSGQPLSVRAALSQLQQPGQSCSIVTNPLEDLWQQEEGKAGRAADDGCVGRQSVACLNGPSSGSGQVRSKTLPRVKKSCGHPHTCLPGSVICQGMGIQPPHPGKKERDLVREAAQYYQRALDAAQVRREGPTRDPSSASDDDFSFNGSRDEAVVTQEPLRYPVRIRSEADLTRATSIIRDNLANIIQNYLFKPAMSPESQPLVSRLALEQPTIKLLGTEGAAEARLSTSGSSESKEGSSPPPLVLAGVGQAKPLSLAPLHKPTLQHQPAPKARASSPVSVQLACLPSPYQKPEAVTELPHVTKKEKKPFTKSSGRASARGDKRLTKTEEIVLPPFIRGSHIDVPITAEEDLVTRSSSSSATSNHPESFPHHELINTTTTSSDSRDENTHDAAMRKQVKGVGKAQEILVTSAPGVRLVPRPQDSDTSSETDTISSTDTAVDKRPDITAMDAAFRADLEAGKSPAPLLAALASISHGQTTDPKINGIPDIAMIPPTPDTDTDSGAGTVMTSVTLDTDTDSTPGTVMTSVSVDTDRSPTPSDRETAAPTPDTKKMQEDTEGTPMQTSRDMLDADKSSGPTGQDKTEAPDGIMAAPGLGKQGEVCTRVVAPGEKGEGAAREGARSPGAVVTIVHDGCISPIMENNGLSWNGSSPASEGQAEACQRPRCLKDTHKLNTKSSTASESSFESLPYRMLTSQPESLTDDLAAAIAIELTRPPPETERLRAARLELIRQERIHAISLMSTVTTDSEEGQAWATALEQQLPATSPTVENGAQETWESPMVDSGVELGGLQEACVEYSSKPQQPCSPTSPMESAPESGFSSLRETVPEGSGRGGRGGVCLSKSKDSLDLTDADRCPGTDTLSDDMETLSSSAGEATLMESGPVSRRASPRNSVGDSQSGGGSPKELESSGGGQLAEEKASRCLSDDSSEYRMKTSESLSSEDTVVSRPSLDDHGPKHESQGSLEDLLETPEGGAGQPPQALAPAREEELEKGILEALNGYGSVEDRWEPHYTWPPGPSFMSQSLHLSIADKLRLLSESEEEAHIRTQARGIRTKRAMSATATATTLGQAARASQAHTHLRVEADGIPPPGPRPSTTRGSMAQARQTKPHGRRRSDQLSPTAATTHTTGPAHCQPTEKTHSSAPVHGQATEKTHSSAPVHSQSTEKTPSSAPAHGQATEKTHSSAPAHGQATEKTHSSAPAHGQATEKTHSSAPAHGQATKKTHSSAPAHGQATKKTHSSAPAHGQSNGTKTHSTAPTHEGATAPVTAPTPTPTTTPPAPPSRKQQPNNRQTVVVECGDALPPKDIPPATHFPPTPTSASPPLLHHHQMSTATTVTTTTTTTIATEAHITTDVKSGKLVRPSKASHATRNEKNKEVQDIESPTIVTDSLEGADGKPRLQRTPHLDRVDTSASPTTNRSPTPPVHFPLLGSKSESTCLAQKTSPPQLPPKRNGRFEIVNRTLQDTAARPAMASAEDLGQTPKVSDKAKWGRGLRDGRRGGSEEAPAKTHSPNLRKYGSEELSRATPDSQGSSTSKSYLDADLSSVGSFQGAGGSLELLEGCQKGRWSPHTRASVTTAHSQELTRCEQVSLKSEGSLDKFPHFDQVSASQRPGVPRRKGVSVDDSGSGHGGEHMHRSLTLPGSFSSPRKDEKKRDKEEKGKKKKKEKEAVAGGEKKSAMMSLKGLLRRKSKEKEKESTSQEKLSSPSLFRRLERRSKSGSPSPLSDSRHPRQGNNSPSSSPVDPALRSPVVANGKTRPVISSPVALQQAAPLTAAPASTTTTTATPASAPPATAAPSRGSGVSCSDSESAPSSTPASPQRRVSLARCGGLAGQPSPRLYKHVLTRNLSSSQESLDSSILSSAQSSPQSSPHGSPQRCVIPQSASSLSLPAGREHSPPAPVMGTRALRGSSSSFSVTIGFRPRVERRRGQRTVSEGADLNRVSLSPGPRRGTGEGSRVLTQLGKRSSSMEILVCGKIREHCPEPGGSPGGPPGGPRMPFSREGSFRLHREISVETLFEVPEGARAGGSSEDYRRYLDRVQAARHGSSSSLVEEPRPAPEATPRHRPRKYSVPQGMHLSGMREAAMSNPNLQRAGSPLVRGMTHSSTFSASPLRRPTSATPAFSPAKRSLSSAGGGSQGNELGGGGGGGVPLMRVDEEGPARKNLDASTDKPPNILVYAANNAEYYVKVQQTIALCVNPDRYIIYHLTDELAFKSPWSGSTTLLVVCGDVPAHISTVFIRYLLKGGRVLSVCSDFLNMAVPLFAFELPWTSSLVASGTVEVQEQAVVSVSYQRWSSVHLLHHQHCFHSSPRNKRFSRINDTPPLPDKDPAATTSRSAVSVEPTHVEIIDEYGGLHRLDLRVLAKDDTWGAPTLLAAKVHGGQGIGVFSQVHLEHDPQSSLPVASEASSQLAGSNTSRLEILRELLASELNLDTSLHPLVTYTPAYFLGRHQLKEELLSQLRPHLVGEELQRSHLSIQFVMPGCVPKRPAENLLPILTSACPLTFSTVKYFETLNTTSIGRLVIYCDVVSSSMRVVAGNPPLVHGLVVIPTQQTHGQGRSGNMWLSPLGCAMFSIQLHLSLSSQLGQHLSFLQHLVAMAVVQAVVTLPGYADIPLRLKWPNDIYLGSDVKIGGVVVEATTLGPQVIVNIGSGINLSNSNPTGCLNDAIRQHNQEHNTCLEELEREVFLARVFNALESLIHTFQNRGPGAVQHLYYRHWLHSNAVVTVQSEHRHTQSAVVIGIDSYGFLQARLATGETITLQPDGNSFNMMEGLVYSKVK